The following proteins come from a genomic window of Lycium ferocissimum isolate CSIRO_LF1 chromosome 4, AGI_CSIRO_Lferr_CH_V1, whole genome shotgun sequence:
- the LOC132051705 gene encoding plastidial pyruvate kinase 4, chloroplastic translates to MLGGVASVAIFTNQTASLNNGFQVASFLVVRSSNLSKKYSIPQPFFKIPGFREHVFPFVASNNGSLSRKNIVFAIPNERDDAEKEGSDYYFHYPVVVDQKEDGSSFAPEMETAFSLLPCGEDIPRSNEINGKDGGLLAKLMAVHLHVLAMEQWNASKLRMSHKNYLVSATNLIHYLALKSLDIELLKEELSSIGFLDLGTINQHVLASLSAGIWLLDNVKYDSSSHTISYSEGISSTKSLDKQMNGEFSISTLRRRASHTADLLLGGLPEKRNTHIMVTVGEEAIESETLVKDLLNAGTTIVRINCAHGSPEIWSEIIRRVKRSSQILEKPCRILMDLAGPKLRTGKLQAGPCVLKISPKKNAYGQVVYPALVWLSSPAAGSPPAHVSPDVVLHVDGEELLNKLEVNDVVTLFDARGKQRTLKILSRYPIFSGVGFMAECSKTAYVKSGAKLFIKDKRRKLSAGGQVVNVPSLKQFIKLRVGDLLTISRDSQNAENNLISSTGAHRMTCSSEYVFDSVKPGEPIAFDDGKIWGIIKATSTSEILVSITHAGPRGSKLGSEKSINIPRSNIRYEGLTLKDLIDLDFVANHADMVGVSFVRDVRDILLLRQELETRKRGDLGVVLKIETKEGFEKLPVLLLEAMKMPNPLGIMIARGDLAVECGWENMAYIQKEIISVCAAGHVPVIWATQVLESLVKYGVPTRAELTDAEEGMRTNCIMLNKGKCIVEAVSFLQKILSNHSRKPSAEFKPLALSSHDS, encoded by the exons ATGTTGGGTGGTGTAGCTTCTGTTGCCATATTCACCAATCAAACTGCATCGTTAAATAAT GGCTTTCAAGTTGCTTCTTTCTTGGTTGTTAGATCTTCCAACCTGTCCAAGAAGTACTCAATTCCAcaaccatttttcaaaattcctgGCTTTAGGGAACATGTTTTCCCATTCGTAGCCAGTAATAATGGAAGTCTTTCCAGAAAGAACATTGTCTTTGCTATTCCAAATGAAAGGGATGATGCTGAAAAGGAAGGTTCAGATTACTATTTTCATTATCCGGTCGTCGTTGATCAGAAAGAAGATGGGAGTTCTTTTGCACCAGAAATGGAAACAGCTTTTTCCTTGTTGCCGTGTGGTGAAGATATTCCTAGAAGTAATGAGATCAACGGTAAAGATGGTGGCCTACTTGCTAAGCTGATGGCTGTTCATTTGCATGTACTGGCAATGGAACAATGGAACGCTTCCAAACTTAGAATGTCCCACAa AAATTACTTGGTCAGTGCGACAAACCTAATTCATTATTTGGCATTAAAAAGCCTTGATATAGAGCTGCTCAAAGAAGAACTTTCTTCAATTGGTTTCCTGGATTTAGGCACAATAAATCAACATGTTCTAGCAAGTCTTTCTGCTGGCATCTGGCTGTTAGATAACGTAAAATATGATTCTTCaagtcatactatctcttaTAGTGAAGGAATCTCTTCAACAAAAAGTCTGGACAAACAAATGAACGGGGAATTTTCTATTAGTACTCTAAGGAGGAGAGCATCCCATACTGCAGACCTGTTATTGGGCGGATTGCCAGAGAAGAGAAACACTCATATCATGGTAACAGTGGGCGAAGAAGCTATAGAAAGTGAAACACTAGTGAAAGATCTTCTAAATGCTGGAACTACGATTGTTCGTATCAACTGTGCCCATGGGAGCCCTGAAATTTGGAGTGAGATTATCAGAAGGGTGAAAAGAAGCTCTCAAATTCTTGAAAAGCCTTGTCGAATTCTCATGGACTTAGCTGGGCCCAAGCTTCGAACTGGAAAACTGCAAGCTGGTCCATGTGTGTTGAAAATATCTCCCAAGAAGAATGCTTATGGGCAAGTGGTATATCCTGCCCTGGTTTGGCTCTCAAGCCCAGCAGCTGGTTCTCCACCTGCCCATGTATCCCCTGATGTTGTTCTACATGTGGACGGTGAAGAACTTCTTAATAAGCTCGAGGTGAATGATGTTGTAACATTATTTGATGCTCGTGGAAAACAAAGGACACTTAAGATCTTAAGCAGGTATCCTATTTTCTCAGGCGTTGGATTTATGGCTGAGTGCAGTAAGACTGCTTATGTCAAGTCAGGTGCAAAATTGTTTATCAAGGACAAGAGAAGGAAATTATCAGCTGGTGGACAAGTAGTAAACGTTCCTTCTCTCAAACAATTTATCAAATTAAGGGTTGGTGACTTGTTGACTATATCACGAGATAGTCAAAATGCAGAAAACAATTTGATTTCTTCCACTGGCGCTCACAGGATGACCTGTTCATCTGAATATGTTTTTGATTCAGTGAAGCCCGGGGAACCAATTGCTTTTGATGATGGGAAGATATGGGGTATTATTAAAGCAACTAGCACTTCGGAAATTCTCGTGTCAATCACCCATGCAGGTCCCAGGGGTAGTAAACTTGGGTCAGAGAAGTCCATAAATATTCCACGGAGCAATATTCGGTATGAAGGCCTCACTTTAAAGGACCTTATAGATCTTGACTTTGTGGCCAACCATGCAGACATGGTGGGGGTTTCATTTGTGCGAGATGTCCGTGATATTCTACTGTTGCGCCAAGAACTTGAGACGCGGAAAAGAGGGGACTTGGGGGTTGTTTTAAAGATTGAGACAAAAGAAGGATTCGAGAAATTGCCGGTCCTACTACTGGAGGCAATGAAAATGCCAAATCCTTTAGGCATTATGATTGCCAGAGGAGATCTTGCTGTAGAGTGTGGATGGGAAAACATGGCATATATACAGAAGGAGATAATCTCCGTCTGCGCAGCTGGTCATGTTCCTGTCATTTGGGCTACACAGGTCCTGGAGTCGCTTGTCAAGTATGGAGTACCCACTAGAGCTGAGCTTACTGATGCGGAAGAAGGAATGAG GACAAATTGTATCATGTTGAACAAGGGTAAATGCATTGTGGAAGCCGTCTCTTTCTTACAGAAAATATTGAGCAATCACTCCAGGAAGCCAAGTGCGGAATTTAAGCCTCTTGCTTTATCAAGCCATGACTCTTAG